AAGTGCTCCCGGGAGTCCTTGTGCTTGAAGGGGCCCCGGATCACGGTGAAGCGCCGCACCCGGGTGGGCAGGGGCACGGGGCCACTGACCTGGGCCCCGGAGCGCCTAGCGGCCTCCACGATCTTCTGGGCCGAGGCGTCCAGGGTCTTGTGGTCGAAGCCCCGCAGCTTGATGCGGATCTTGGGCATGCCCCACCTCACTCCAGGATTTTGGTGACCACCCCGGCCCCCAC
The genomic region above belongs to Thermus thermamylovorans and contains:
- the rpsJ gene encoding 30S ribosomal protein S10 encodes the protein MPKIRIKLRGFDHKTLDASAQKIVEAARRSGAQVSGPVPLPTRVRRFTVIRGPFKHKDSREHFELRTHNRLVDILNPNRKTIESLMSLDLPTGVEIEIKTVGGGK